From the Saccharomycodes ludwigii strain NBRC 1722 chromosome I, whole genome shotgun sequence genome, one window contains:
- a CDS encoding serine/threonine-protein phosphatase (similar to Saccharomyces cerevisiae YDL134C | PPH21 | Protein Phosphatase (paralog of YDL188C | PPH22)), with product MDVDSDIPMHDAIESQQQQSSSSYNKESNPPENNKHVSSSSPITNSSPSSDIISNSIKDTVNTSTTHDNTQSNNNNTTSSSSSNINQLEEWIEHLSKCQILSEDDVSRLCKMAVDVLQYEQNVQPVNVPVTICGDVHGQFHDLMELFQIGGPCPDTNYLFMGDYVDRGYYSVETVSFLVCMKVRYPNRITILRGNHESRQITQVYGFYDECLRKYGSANVWKMFTDLFDYFPITALVDNKIFCLHGGLSPMIETIDQIRELNRVQEVPHEGPMCDLLWSDPDDRGGWGISPRGAGFTFGQDISEQFNHTNDLNLIARAHQLVIEGYAWSHQSVVTIFSAPNYCYRCGNQAAIMEVDENLNRQFLQYDPAVRPGEPTVSRKTPDYFL from the coding sequence ATGGACGTGGATTCAGATATTCCTATGCATGATGCAATTGAAagtcaacaacaacaatcatcttcttcataTAACAAAGAATCCAATCCCCctgaaaataacaaacacgtatcttcttcttcaccTATAACAAATTCGTCCCCATCATCCGACATAATAAGCAACAGCATTAAGGATACTGTGAATACTAGCACAACTCATGATAATACTcaatctaataataacaacacaACCTCCTCTTCAAGCTCAAATATTAATCAGCTAGAAGAATGGATTGAACATTTAAGCAAATGCCAAATTCTTTCGGAAGATGATGTTTCTAGGCTATGTAAAATGGCAGTAGATGTTTTACAATACGAGCAAAATGTACAGCCAGTCAACGTTCCAGTGACTATATGTGGGGACGTTCATGGCCAATTTCACGATTTGATGGAGCTATTCCAGATCGGAGGGCCATGCCCAGatacaaattatttatttatggGGGACTATGTGGATAGAGGATATTATTCTGTAGAAACAGTTTCTTTTCTAGTTTGTATGAAAGTTAGATATCCAAACAGGATTACCATACTAAGAGGTAATCACGAATCAAGACAAATCACTCAAGTTTACGGGTTTTATGATGAATGTTTAAGGAAATATGGCAGTGCCAACGTTTGGAAAATGTTTACTgatttatttgattatttCCCTATAACTGCTTTGGTGGATAATAAGATCTTCTGTTTGCATGGGGGACTATCTCCAATGATCGAAACCATCGATCAAATTCGTGAATTAAATAGAGTGCAAGAAGTGCCCCACGAAGGCCCAATGTGTGATTTATTGTGGAGTGATCCAGACGATAGAGGTGGTTGGGGGATCAGTCCTAGAGGGGCTGGTTTCACTTTTGGTCAAGATATCAGTGAACAATTTAATCATACTAACGATTTGAATTTGATTGCTAGAGCACATCAATTAGTTATAGAGGGTTACGCTTGGTCTCATCAATCAGTGGTTACAATTTTTAGTGCACCAAATTATTGCTATAGATGTGGTAATCAAGCAGCCATTATGGAAGTCgatgaaaatttaaatagaCAATTTTTACAATATGACCCTGCCGTAAGACCTGGTGAGCCAACCGTTAGCAGAAAAACCcctgattattttttgtaa
- the RPL35A gene encoding 60S ribosomal protein uL29 (similar to Saccharomyces cerevisiae YDL191W | RPL35A | Ribosomal Protein of the Large subunit (paralog of YDL136W | RPL35B) | uncharacterized intron close to the beginning of the gene): AGVKAYELKTQSKEQLESKLVDLKKELADLKVQKLSKPSLPKINTVRKNIARVLTIINLNQRQAVADLYKGKKYQPKSLRGKKTRSLRRALTKFEATRITEKQKKKQIAFPQRKYAIKA; the protein is encoded by the coding sequence GCCGGTGTTAAAGCTTACGAATTGAAAACTCAATCCAAGGAACAATTAGAATCCAAATTGgttgatttgaaaaaggAATTGGCTGACTTGAAGGTTCAAAAATTGTCCAAGCCATCTTTACCAAAGATCAATACTGTTAGAAAGAACATTGCTCGTGTTTTGACCATCATTAACTTGAACCAAAGACAAGCTGTTGCTGATTTGTACAAGGGTAAGAAATATCAACCAAAGAGTTTGAGAGGTAAGAAGACCAGATCCTTGAGAAGAGCTTTGACTAAGTTTGAAGCCACTAGAATTACTGAAAAGCAAAAGAAGAAGCAAATTGCTTTCCCACAAAGAAAGTATGCTATTAAAGCTTGA
- the RDI1 gene encoding Rdi1p (similar to Saccharomyces cerevisiae YDL135C | RDI1 | Rho GDP Dissociation Inhibitor): MSRNNNSPPTEADFSNDDDEHEYQDTYKVTNKKSLQEYAKLDAEDESLTKWKESLGLNTGKILPLEYPSDKRQVVIKKIELVVSTDPRKPILFDLTNDETIEKLSKTKHKIKEGSVFNLRITFKIQHEIITGLRYVQYIKKAGIPIDKIDDQLGSYAPNTVNKQEYIVTLPEVEAPTGFLARGSYSAVSKFIDDDKVNHLTLNWGVEIVKG, encoded by the coding sequence ATGTctagaaataataacagtcCCCCAACAGAGGCGGACTTTtctaatgatgatgacgagCATGAATATCAAGACACCTATAAAGTGACCAACAAGAAATCCTTGCAAGAATACGCCAAACTAGATGCCGAGGATGAATCACTAACTAAATGGAAAGAATCATTAGGCTTAAATACAGGTAAAATATTACCTTTAGAATATCCATCTGATAAGAGACAAGTTGTTATTAAGAAAATAGAATTGGTTGTCTCTACCGACCCTCGCAAaccaattttatttgatttaacTAACGATGAaactattgaaaaattaagtaAGACTAAAcacaaaattaaagaagGATCTGTTTTTAACCTAAGaattacttttaaaattcaACACGAAATTATTACTGGTTTAAGATACGttcaatatattaaaaaagctGGGATCCcaattgataaaattgatGACCAATTAGGTTCTTATGCCCCCAATACTGTCAATAAACAAGAATATATTGTGACATTACCCGAAGTTGAAGCTCCTACTGGATTTTTAGCTAGAGGTTCATACAGTGCTGTCtcaaaatttattgatgatgataagGTTAACCATTTAACTTTGAATTGGGGTGTAGAAATAGTTAAGGGATGA
- the UFD2 gene encoding ubiquitin-ubiquitin ligase UFD2 (similar to Saccharomyces cerevisiae YDL190C | UFD2 | Ubiquitin Fusion Degradation), whose protein sequence is MTLQESVIEDIFKIYTNNQKHDIQNSAEYTFINTEDIPENSTLTIDLIDSILIYQLTENENLRVSPIDYLNNCYSECDRFKRILPAENENDLNMIQSLISNYGLVIFQIEDFCCIHTGQGEEEEGSVFRSYVKKILSRYDDYTAFLYSIVLKSIEQGETLTFLNNFFNTLLGLMSDLDMMDSLKYSQVLSIFEFFVSIKPCACIFTQIDSFSCFSRIATPDLERKTLLGPILSLSPLQIKVASKMYYKVVSANISLAEDDRSNEDTLESNRIHETLQTEHNVILNRLFFITDKLLRAGETSRTDLIKYFGDIVNANHLRRGDHADVRKLSSDAFMCNILILLARFSMPFLDITYTKLNKIDMNYFNNVNHLFIDISNESCMNSDIKEAQDYFANNGSNDLKRPNFISDCFFLTLTYLHYGIGGAILQDDKLERHIKFIIEEYNKALKFKNAPNTPSFMQSMLNSKIEKMSDQIVTFKAQRKAFQGLSVNKSIQLELFEFVCGAATFLIRVIDPTHTYPAKQISLPLIPDQLGVENVDNFEYLRENAPVPFKYYPEYLIEGLVNYCQYSSRFYVSPIVNKAPRTHSFIELCTVILRCPELISNPHLKGKMVNVLSMGCLPQNGGHNNSNNNITTSDFAQGFLIDILSSNELCLKHLLFSLLDFYVIVEKTGSSSQFYDKFNSRYHISLILEQLYKIPNYKSQLILQSRTNPDFFTRFIARMLNDLTFLLDEGLSSLQEVHNIQQELNRRKEGRLSMREENMEELLSKLKSAGRQARSSCGLSDKSMLLFNTFTRDIPGAFTIPEIVDRLASMLDYNLECLVGPKCRELIVKNPEKYSFNPKTLLKDLCTVYINLSDEESFVAAVAKDGRSFHREFFDKAVQILRDKIGFINDEFSQKLIDFANAAQEEKLAEEEQDLEMNDCPDEFLDPLMFTIMTDPVILPTSKVSIDRNTIKQHLLSDSTDPFNRMPLKLEDVIPNTELKNQIEEYKLKKKTKT, encoded by the coding sequence ATGACATTGCAAGAATCTGTTATTgaagatatttttaaaatatataccaACAATCAAAAACATGATATTCAAAATTCTGCTGAATACACCTTTATAAACACCGAAGATATACCGGAAAACAGCACATTAACTATAGATTTAATAGACTCTATCTTGATTTATCAATTAactgaaaatgaaaatttacGCGTATCGCCTATTGATTACCTTAATAATTGTTACAGCGAATGCGATAGgtttaaaagaattttacctgctgaaaatgaaaatgatttaaataTGATTCAAAGTTTGATTTCCAATTATGGCttagttatttttcaaattgaGGATTTCTGCTGTATTCATACCGGCCAAGgagaggaagaagagggATCGGTTTTTAGGTCgtatgttaaaaaaatactatcCAGGTACGATGATTACACTGCATTTTTATACTCTATTGTTTTGAAAAGTATTGAACAAGGTGAAACTTTgacttttttaaacaatttcTTCAACACTTTATTGGGATTAATGAGCGATTTAGACATGATGGATAGTTTAAAGTATAGCCAAGTCCTATCCAtctttgaattttttgtttctatcAAACCTTGTGCCTGTATTTTTACCCAAATTGATTCTTTCTCATGCTTTTCCCGTATAGCCACGCCAGATTTAGAAAGAAAGACTCTCTTAGGTCCTATTCTAAGTTTGTCGCCACTGCAAATTAAGGTAGCCTCTAAAATGTATTACAAGGTTGTTTCTGCAAATATTTCCTTAGCAGAAGACGATCGTTCTAATGAGGATACTTTGGAATCAAATAGAATACACGAAACTTTACAAACAGAACATAATGTTATTTTGAAcagattatttttcattactGATAAATTATTACGTGCTGGTGAAACATCTAGGACCGACTTgatcaaatattttggtGACATAGTCAATGCTAATCATTTACGTAGAGGCGACCATGCCGATGTCAGAAAGTTATCTAGCGACGCTTTTATGTGTAATATTCTTATATTATTAGCTAGGTTTTCAATGCCATTTTTGGACATAACTTACACTAAATTGAATAAGATTGATatgaattattttaataatgtcaACCATTTGTTTATTGATATAAGCAATGAGTCATGTATGAACAGTGACATTAAAGAGGCACAAGACTATTTTGCTAACAATGGTAGCaatgatttaaaaagaCCAAATTTCATATctgattgtttttttttgacattAACCTATTTGCATTATGGCATTGGGGGAGCTATTTTGCAGGACGACAAATTGGAAAGACATATCAAATTTATCATAGAGGAATACAATAAGGCtttgaaatttaaaaatgcaCCCAACACACCATCTTTTATGCAATCTATGCTAAATTcgaaaattgaaaaaatgagTGATCAGATTGTTACTTTCAAGGCACAAAGGAAAGCATTTCAGGGGCTTTCTGTCAATAAATCCATTCAATTAGAACTTTTTGAGTTTGTGTGTGGCGCAGCAACGTTTTTAATTAGAGTCATTGATCCTACCCACACTTATCCAGCAAAACAAATTAGCTTGCCACTAATTCCAGATCAACTGGGTGTTGAAAATGTGGATAATTTTGAGTATCTAAGAGAGAATGCACCAGTTCCATTCAAGTATTACCCAGAATATTTAATCGAAGGATTAGTTAATTATTGTCAATATAGTTCAAGGTTCTATGTGTCTCCCATAGTCAATAAAGCACCTAGAACGCACTCGTTTATCGAATTATGCACTGTTATATTGCGTTGTCCCGAACTAATTTCAAACCCCCACTTAAAGGGCAAAATGGTAAATGTTTTATCTATGGGTTGTTTACCACAAAATGGTGgtcataataatagtaacaacaatattacTACCAGTGACTTTGCACAAGggtttttaattgatattttatctaGCAATGAATTGTGCTTGAAACACCTATTGTTCAGTTTATTGGACTTTTATGTTATTGTAGAGAAAACGGGATCTTCATCTCAATTCTATGACAAATTCAATAGTAGATATCACATATCTTTAATATTAGAACAGTTATATAAGATACCAAATTACAAGTCGCAATTAATCCTACAATCGAGAACGAATCCTGATTTTTTCACAAGGTTTATTGCGCGCATGCTAAATGATTTAACTTTTCTATTGGATGAAGGGTTGTCTAGTTTACAGGAAGTGCATAATATTCAACAAGAATTGAATCGTAGAAAGGAAGGTAGACTGTCAATGAGGGAGGAGAATATGGAAGAGCTACTTTCTAAATTGAAAAGTGCTGGTAGACAGGCCAGATCTTCTTGTGGGCTTTCTGATAAATCGATGCTTTTGTTTAACACGTTTACACGGGATATTCCTGGTGCCTTTACTATTCCCGAAATTGTGGACCGATTAGCCAGCATGTTAGATTATAATTTGGAATGTTTAGTAGGTCCAAAATGTAGAGAGctaattgttaaaaatccTGAGAAATATTCCTTTAATCCCAAAACactattaaaagatttatgTACAGTGTATATTAATTTGTCGGATGAGGAAAGCTTTGTTGCAGCAGTTGCTAAGGATGGAAGATCTTTTCATAGAGAGTTTTTCGATAAAGCTGTTCAAATTTTACGTGATAAAATTGGGTTTATTAATGACGAATTTTCTCAAAAGCTTATTGATTTTGCTAATGCAGCACAGGAAGAAAAACTAgcagaagaagaacaagaTTTGGAAATGAATGATTGTCCTGATGAGTTTTTGGATCCATTGATGTTCACCATTATGACAGATCCTGTTATTTTGCCCACGTCTAAGGTTAGCATTGATAGAAATACAATCAAGCAGCATTTATTGAGTGATTCTACCGATCCATTTAATAGAATGCCTTTGAAGTTGGAAGATGTCATCCCAAATACTGAATTAAAGAACCAAATCGAAGaatataaattgaaaaaaaagacaaaaacataa
- a CDS encoding 2-oxo-4-hydroxy-4-carboxy-5-ureidoimidazoline decarboxylase, which yields MDIFSTQKKQSQLESKSPNNNNNNNNMSLPPFNEFISSQTSLSQKIKVIDILFEHSDSLIFFILKHKVFKIANDQDIGNVLRDSKDGKSNIIMIDTYPKYIELVRQRLLTIVDLAEQEGISSFKIDHLTDIIGSHPRLGGSSSNKTCANTLNGGTEDISIHSLNEQKSLNSKDDPETNKKLIALNDEYESRYEGLKFVCFVNGRTRAKIIQIMESRINSGNSWFDEVRIGINEMCDIAIDRAKKYTDNKQYL from the coding sequence ATGgatattttttcaactcaaaaaaaacaatccCAACTAGAAAGTAAAAGTcctaataacaataataataataataatatgtcATTACCTCCATTTAACGAATTTATTTCATCCCAAACATCATTGTCTCagaaaattaaagttattgatatattatttgaacATAGCGATTCATtaatattctttattttaaagCACAAAGTTTTCAAGATTGCTAATGACCAAGATATTGGCAATGTTCTTAGAGATAGTAAGGATGGCAAAAGTAACATAATAATGATTGACACATACCCGAAATACATTGAATTAGTGAGACAAAGACTATTAACCATTGTTGATCTGGCTGAACAAGAGGGTATTTCgtcttttaaaatagacCATCTAACGGATATTATTGGTTCTCATCCAAGATTAGGAGGATCATCGTCAAACAAAACTTGCGCCAATACTTTAAATGGTGGTACTGAAGACATAAGCATACACTCTTTGAACgaacaaaaaagtttaaattcCAAGGATGACCCagaaacaaacaaaaaattaattgcaTTGAATGATGAGTATGAATCAAGATATGAAGGCTTGAAATTTGTGTGTTTTGTTAATGGGAGAACTAGAGCTAAGATTATTCAAATTATGGAAAGTAGAATCAATAGTGGAAATAGTTGGTTTGATGAAGTTAGAATTGGTATCAATGAGATGTGTGATATTGCTATCGATAGGGCTAAAAAGTATACTGATAACAAACAATATTTATGA
- a CDS encoding uncharacterized protein (similar to Saccharomyces cerevisiae YDL186W | putative protein of unknown function), with translation MTLNIISGSKGSGNEIRINGIESKGNTTVTKNLNQEIEDSFITNIPFYYTDEDTTTLNNTNSPVNTLKYKKNRLNTKKNNNHNNKQTLSTKTNNNNNHYISSNFASIQIPTFEPSDSKVTEKQNSTIIIENTPEGESIRQLVKNKQSLRKIPVTNKLINRMEDALIKWKPPQSSQPQIYAVINGTHPFQDDKLPVQEHPERSNKTTYHKDSSKIKDDTSSASTINSTSTTTSSLLDIIKNTIYNHKSFSSKTNSNNSNSPNNNNANGNTIKNISGTPRAALVDSQELKELEKQYYETLKNSNSNEKNITVLKIPNYYLTASKNHTITTTKKVNSINGNLAGVFNGEIQNNINNTDNNANIGMHDFRDQWNSFWLHFWKDLKMVLSCKYEDNYY, from the coding sequence atgactctaaatattattagtggtagtaaGGGTAGTGGTAATGAAATTAGAATCAATGGTATAGAATCAAAGGGAAATACGACGGTTACGAAAAACTTAAATCAAGAAATTGAAGATAGttttattacaaatatccctttttattatacgGATGAAGATACAACCACGCTTAATAACACCAATTCACCAGTTAATACTTTGAAGTATAAGAAAAATCGCTTGaatacaaagaaaaataataatcataacaATAAACAAACCTTATccacaaaaacaaataataacaataatcatTATATTTCCTCCAACTTTGCTTCTATTCAAATTCCAACTTTTGAACCATCAGATAGTAAAGTCactgaaaaacaaaatagtacaataataattgaaaACACACCTGAAGGTGAAAGTATACGGCAATTggttaaaaacaaacaatcTTTGAGAAAAATCCCAGTAaccaataaattaataaatagaaTGGAAGATGCCTTAATAAAGTGGAAACCACCCCAGTCTTCACAGCCACAGATATATGCTGTGATAAATGGAACACATCCCTTCCAAGATGATAAACTACCAGTTCAGGAACATCCGGAAAGAAGCAATAAAACCACCTATCATAAGGATAGTTCCAAAATTAAAGATGATACTTCTAGCGCAAGTACGATAAATTCTacttcaacaacaacaagctCCTTATTAGacataattaaaaacacaATATATAATCATAAAAGTTTTAGTTCTAAAAccaatagtaacaatagtaacagcccaaataataacaatgctAACGGtaatactattaaaaatattagtgGTACACCACGTGCTGCATTGGTTGATAGCcaagaattaaaagaactagaaaaacaatattatgaaactttaaaaaatagtaatagtaacgagaaaaatattacagttttgaaaataccAAATTACTATTTAACTGCTTCTAAAAATCACAcgataacaacaacaaaaaaagtgaaCAGTATTAACGGCAATCTTGCTGGTGTTTTCAATGGCgaaatacaaaataatattaacaataccGACAATAATGCTAACATTGGTATGCATGATTTTAGGGATCAATGGAACTCATTTTGGCTCCATTTTTGGAAAGATTTAAAGATGGTTTTGTCTTGTAAGTATGAAGACAACTACTATTAA
- a CDS encoding uncharacterized protein (similar to Saccharomyces cerevisiae YDL137W | ARF2 | ADP-Ribosylation Factor (paralog of YDL192W | ARF1)) has protein sequence MGGSFSKLFSSFFGHKEMRILMVGLDGAGKTTILYKLKLGEVVTTIPTIGFNVETVEYKNISFTVWDVGGQDKIRPLWRHYFRNTEGIIFVVDSNDRNRIGEAREVLQRMLNEDEIRNAVLLVFANKQDLPDAMSAAEITEKLGLHAIRQRQWYIQAACATSGEGLYEGLEWLSNNLKNQ, from the coding sequence ATGGGTGgttctttttcaaaattgttTAGCAGCTTCTTTGGGCACAAAGAAATGAGAATTTTAATGGTTGGTTTAGATGGTGCCGGTAAAACtactattttatataaattaaagttGGGTGAAGTTGTTACTACTATCCCAACAATCGGTTTCAATGTTGAGACTGTTGAATATAAGAACATTTCCTTTACCGTTTGGGATGTTGGTGGACAAGACAAAATTAGACCATTATGGAGACATTATTTCAGAAATACCGAgggtattatttttgttgttgattcTAACGATAGAAACCGTATTGGTGAAGCCAGAGAAGTTTTGCAAAGAATGTtaaatgaagatgaaatCCGTAATGCAGTTTTGTTAGTTTTTGCTAACAAACAAGATTTGCCAGACGCTATGAGTGCTGCTGAAATTACTGAAAAACTAGGTTTACATGCTATTAGACAACGTCAATGGTATATTCAAGCCGCTTGTGCCACTTCTGGTGAAGGTTTGTACGAAGGTTTAGAATGGTTGAGTAACAATTTGAAGAACcaatag
- the RBS1 gene encoding Rbs1p (similar to Saccharomyces cerevisiae YDL189W | RBS1 | RNA-Binding Suppressor of PAS kinase), whose product MYDKLTSPIKLALVKDEDRDFVLSLEASILNFIKSNDDTDNNPITDHNCAGIIAKKDENNHVECLYLEPNLNSYYRLLSHQIAEYYGLQHFLIKRKNLIMLKKRKTENDSSRSLVLPDKLRDISIANLKKDLITNGYYTVQNELNNTTAITSSKKDIQENDQSAVKNKNVEYRSDSPQPHDFETSSYKIELQERQQIYYTDNYINANSSNGNKRGGNYISINGYSSKNNHENNISKINNNNGMVSNNKAHAYQKYYSGTVTNKTKNYCNNNNLNYKHMSLNNTNTNTFLNSQNQMWVPMVYQHRAPIPIIQTVMPQHNKNITDTRHFIPIRLNNNANTVISSTPYSSYSPVNSEHVLSHSSTSMRLLNVMSQDTDIGTISEIDHQNENRFEVLEQEQGKFVTNSESHNIGDVDAGDNGNTKNVENKKTSFVLESNNNKNIDKNVKNDTTITFNSVHDVSLGTNESYKKVTGDDSDSTGSSDGNNGGISCASSTSSGNSSFNNTSYNYQEYAYCGRNYDINNNDGVYQYHYPYNKGKINYKQDCRNGYKNNYKNKNIKSAYYNNNNNAIYNCNTFPSNNNNGSNQENFMYFRHPNFQQQQQQQQQMSNFFPIQMLSVSSLSSVPPLSFGMVLPSTFVPVSSNNMPNNIVYNNSNFDFAKTRIGYYGQFATNTSGITSNTNTYYYNSHVHTCDNRFAMKYGNYYYNDNIRNNFGRNNIKLSSKQGHNRNDGNIFYTSEKIVQE is encoded by the coding sequence atgtATGATAAATTGACTTCACCTATCAAGTTAGCTTTAGTTAAAGATGAAGATAGAGATTTTGTATTATCATTAGAAGCatctattttaaattttattaagaGTAACGATGATACCGATAATAATCCTATAACAGATCATAATTGTGCTGGTATTATCGCTAAGAAGGATGAAAATAACCATGTAGAATGCTTATATTTAGAACCTAATTTAAACTCTTATTACAGACTACTGTCTCATCAAATAGCCGAATATTATGGTTTACAGCATTTTctaattaaaagaaaaaatctaattatgttgaaaaagaggaaaacAGAAAATGACAGTTCCCGGTCCTTAGTATTACCCGATAAATTAAGGGACATTTCAATTGCTAACTTGAAAAAAGACTTGATTACAAATGGATATTATACTGTACAAAATGAACtaaataatactactgCTATTACCAGTtctaaaaaagatatacaAGAAAATGATCAGAGTGCtgtaaaaaacaaaaatgtaGAATATCGTTCTGATTCACCTCAACCCCATGATTTTGAAACCTCTAGCtataaaatagaattacAAGAAAGACAGCAAATATATTACACTGATAATTACATCAATGCTAATAGTAGTAATGGCAATAAAAGGGGAGGTAATTATATTAGTATTAATGGATATTCCAGTAAAAATAAccatgaaaataatatcagcaaaattaataataataatggcatGGTTTCAAATAACAAGGCTCACGCataccaaaaatattatagcGGTACCGTAACTaacaaaactaaaaattactgcaataataataacctCAATTATAAACATATGTCactaaataatactaacaCAAACACTTTCCTAAATAGTCAAAATCAGATGTGGGTTCCAATGGTTTATCAGCACCGAGCACCAATACCAATCATACAGACTGTTATGCCACAACACAATAAGAATATTACGGATACTCGGCACTTTATTCCTATTCGacttaataataatgctaatacAGTCATATCATCAACTCCTTATTCTTCTTATTCGCCCGTTAATAGTGAACATGTTTTGAGTCATTCGTCTACCTCTATGCGACTATTGAATGTTATGTCACAAGATACTGATATTGGTACCATTTCCGAAATCGATCaccaaaatgaaaataggTTTGAAGTTCTTGAACAGGAACAAGGAAAGTTTGTAACTAATAGCGAGAGTCACAACATAGGTGATGTGGATGCTGGCGATAATGgtaatacaaaaaatgtAGAGAATAAGAAAACCTCTTTTGTTTTAGAaagcaataacaacaaaaatattgacaaaaatgttaaaaatgataCTACTATAACTTTTAATAGTGTGCATGATGTTTCTTTAGGTACTAATGAGTCGtataaaaaagttactGGTGATGATAGCGATAGTACTGGTAGTAGCGATGGTAACAATGGTGGTATCAGTTGTGCTAGTAGTACTAGTAGTGGTAATAgctcttttaataatacatCTTATAATTATCAAGAATATGCTTATTGTGGGAGGAAttatgatattaataataatgatggaGTGTACCAATATCATTATCCATATAATAAAGGAAAGATCAATTATAAACAAGATTGTCGCAATggttataaaaataattataaaaacaaaaacatcaaAAGTGCTTAttacaataacaataataatgctatTTATAATTGTAATACATTTCCgagcaacaacaataacggGAGCAACCAGGAAAATTTTATGTATTTTAGACATCCAAATTtccagcagcagcagcagcagcagcagcagatgtcaaatttttttcccatACAAATGCTTTCAGTATCATCTTTGTCGTCTGTTCCGCCCCTTTCATTTGGAATGGTGCTACCATCAACATTTGTGCCGGTGAGTTCCAACAATATGccaaataatattgtatataataacagtaattttgattttgcaAAAACAAGAATTGGATATTACGGACAATTTGCGACCAATACTAGTGGAATTACGAGTAACACCAATACATATTATTACAATAGTCATGTGCATACTTGTGATAATAGATTCGCAATGAAATATGgaaactattattataatgataatattagaaACAACTTTGgtagaaataatatcaagTTGAGCAGTAAACAAGGACACAACAGGAATGatggtaatattttttataccAGTGAAAAAATTGTACAAGAATAA